One genomic window of Amphiura filiformis chromosome 3, Afil_fr2py, whole genome shotgun sequence includes the following:
- the LOC140147290 gene encoding uncharacterized protein — translation MGSPVSPIVANLYMEWLEKEAIATAPVNCQPRLWKRYVDDVLEIVKKGSVEQLTSHINQIDKTGNIKFTYEKEENQQIAFLDTLIVKKPDGSIKLLVYRKKTHTDQYLHFQSHHPLQHKLSVIRTLMDRKDKVITEEEDKRMEESKIKEALKLCGYPEWAFKDVDKKKPPKKEPSQSTTRGMVVLPYKEGLSQRARRIFNKHGIQTSFKPHQTLRNILVHPKDKRDSLQTAECVYEIPCRNCEKTYIGETSRVLGTRLKEHKTEAEKASTKAYTRAQRKASVTGRTPELKKIA, via the exons ATGGGCTCCCCGGTTAGTCCAATAGTTGCTAATCTCTACATGGAGTGGCTCGAAAAAGAAGCCATTGCCACAGCCCCAGTCAACTGTCAACCTAGACTTTGGAAAAGATATGTGGACGATGTGTTAGAAATTGTTAAGAAAGGATCAGTGGAACAGCTCACTTCACATATCAATCAGATAGACAAAACCGGTAACATCAAATTCACgtatgaaaaagaagaaaaccaaCAAATCGCTTTCCTTGACACCCTCATTGTCAAGAAACCTGATGGCTCCATTAAACTGTTAGTATACCGTAAAAAGACACACACGGATCAGTACCTCCACTTTCAATCTCACCATCCACTTCAGCATAAACTCAGCGTCATTCGAACCCTTATGGATCGAAAGGATAAAGTCATCACAGAGGAGGAAGACAAAAGAATGGAAGAAAGCAAAATCAAGGAAGccctcaaactttgtgggtacccaGAATGGGCTTTCAAAGACGTGGACAAAAAGAAACCCCCCAAAAAGGAACCGTCACAGTCGACCACTAGAGGTATGGTCGTCCTCCCCTACAAAGAGGGGCTTTCGCAGCGTGCTAGGAGGATATTTAATAAGCATGGCATTCAAACATCATTTAAGCCACACCAGACATTAAGAAACATCCtggtccacccaaaggacaaacgcGATTCCTTACAAACCGCCGAATGCGTTTACGAGATCCCCTGCCGCAATTGTGAAAAAACCTATATAGGTGAAACCTCTAGAGTTCTAGGTACGCGACTTAAAGAACACAAAACCGAAGCGGAAAAAGCCTCAACTAAGGCTTATACCAGAGCTCAGAGGAAGGCCTCGGTCACCG GTCGCACGCCTGAACTCAAGAAAATAGCATAG